The Candidatus Saccharibacteria bacterium genome has a segment encoding these proteins:
- the rpmG gene encoding 50S ribosomal protein L33 yields MAKKGKRKLFGLVSTETGHRTYVTKRNTQNTQEPIELKKYDPVARKHVLYKETKKNLGRNEV; encoded by the coding sequence ATGGCAAAAAAAGGTAAACGAAAACTATTTGGACTTGTTAGCACCGAGACGGGGCATCGTACCTATGTTACAAAACGTAACACTCAGAACACACAAGAGCCTATTGAGCTTAAGAAATACGATCCAGTAGCTCGTAAGCACGTGCTGTACAAAGAAACAAAGAAGAATCTAGGACGAAACGAAGTCTAA